A region from the Oceanidesulfovibrio marinus genome encodes:
- a CDS encoding ABC transporter permease, with the protein MKRWIAYWNILAKDMRTYYLKPPNVSWGLIFPLAWTGMFFIRSGSGLESVPQILPGVVAISILFGTTSMLAVTVTFEKKNRSFERLLLAPIPFELLMLAKTSGAILFGIVNAMVPVAMALFLTDLAQVNWWVFAPAVILIAVTSTFMGLFIAVAVSEVFEAQTFSNFFRFPMIFLCGLFFPIEKLPVVLQPFSYVLPLTYGADLLHGSVHGSHAMPFLFDLLILSVFCAGLFMASLCNIRKRWIA; encoded by the coding sequence ATGAAGCGCTGGATCGCGTATTGGAATATTCTGGCTAAGGACATGCGGACATATTACCTGAAGCCGCCGAACGTGAGCTGGGGGCTGATTTTTCCTCTGGCGTGGACCGGGATGTTCTTTATCCGCTCGGGCAGCGGCCTGGAAAGTGTTCCCCAGATACTGCCAGGGGTTGTGGCGATTTCCATACTGTTCGGTACGACTTCCATGCTCGCGGTGACGGTGACCTTCGAGAAGAAGAACCGTTCTTTTGAGCGGTTGTTGCTGGCGCCGATTCCCTTCGAACTCCTGATGCTGGCCAAAACCAGCGGGGCCATTCTGTTCGGTATTGTCAACGCCATGGTGCCGGTGGCGATGGCGTTGTTCCTGACTGACCTCGCACAGGTGAACTGGTGGGTGTTCGCGCCGGCCGTTATCCTCATCGCCGTGACCTCGACGTTCATGGGGTTGTTCATCGCAGTCGCTGTCAGCGAGGTTTTTGAGGCGCAGACATTTTCCAACTTCTTTCGTTTCCCCATGATCTTTCTGTGCGGGCTCTTCTTTCCCATAGAGAAGCTGCCCGTCGTGCTGCAGCCGTTTTCCTATGTTTTACCTCTAACATACGGGGCCGACCTCCTCCATGGATCGGTGCATGGCTCTCACGCCATGCCGTTTTTGTTTGATCTTCTTATCCTGAGTGTGTTCTGCGCTGGCCTGTTCATGGCGAGCCTGTGCAACATCAGGAAGCGCTGGATTGCGTGA
- a CDS encoding catalase, which produces MSDDRKVLTNDAGIPVASDEYSLTVGPDGPILLQDHYLLEQMANFNRERIPERQPHAKGSGAFGYFEVTQDVSAYTKAAVFQPGVKTDVFIRFSTVAGERGSPDTWRDPRGFALKFYTTEGNFDMVGNNTPVFFVRDPMKFQHFIRSQKRRADNGLRDHDMQWDFWTLSPESAHQVTWLMGDRGIPKTWRHMNGYSSHTYMWVNAKGERFWVKYHFKTDQGIEFLTQEEADRIAGQDGDYHRRDLHMAIKEGNYPSWTLQMQIMPFEEAQNYRFNPFDLTKVWPHSDYPLHEVGKLVLNRNPTDFHTEVEQAAFEPNSFVPGTGPSPDKMLLGRLFSYADAHRARLGVNYKQIPVNKPKSPVHSYSKDGAMRVENVSDPVYAPNSKGGPAADTERYSEAAIWSASGEFMRSAYTPHKDDDDFVQANTMVNKVLDDAARDRLVSNVVGHLKQGVSEPVLERAFQYWKNIDQTIGERIEKGVRGS; this is translated from the coding sequence ATGAGTGATGATCGCAAAGTATTGACCAACGATGCCGGAATCCCTGTAGCCAGTGACGAGTACTCGCTGACTGTGGGTCCGGATGGTCCCATCCTCCTGCAGGATCACTACCTGCTGGAGCAGATGGCCAACTTTAACCGCGAGCGTATTCCCGAGCGCCAGCCCCACGCCAAGGGCTCCGGCGCTTTCGGCTACTTCGAGGTCACCCAGGACGTGAGCGCCTACACTAAGGCCGCGGTGTTCCAGCCGGGCGTCAAGACGGACGTCTTCATCCGGTTTTCCACCGTGGCCGGCGAGCGCGGCAGCCCAGACACTTGGCGTGACCCCCGCGGCTTCGCCCTCAAGTTCTACACCACCGAGGGTAACTTCGACATGGTGGGCAACAACACCCCCGTGTTCTTCGTGCGCGACCCCATGAAGTTCCAGCACTTCATCCGCTCGCAGAAACGCCGGGCCGACAACGGCCTGCGCGACCACGACATGCAGTGGGACTTCTGGACCCTCTCGCCCGAGTCCGCCCACCAGGTGACGTGGCTCATGGGCGACCGCGGCATCCCCAAAACGTGGCGCCACATGAACGGCTACTCGAGCCACACCTATATGTGGGTCAATGCCAAGGGCGAGCGGTTCTGGGTCAAGTACCACTTCAAGACCGACCAGGGCATCGAGTTCCTCACGCAGGAAGAGGCCGACCGCATTGCCGGCCAGGACGGCGACTACCATCGTCGTGATCTGCACATGGCCATCAAGGAGGGCAACTATCCGAGCTGGACTCTGCAGATGCAGATCATGCCCTTCGAGGAAGCGCAGAACTATCGCTTCAATCCCTTTGACCTCACCAAGGTCTGGCCGCATTCGGACTACCCGCTGCACGAGGTGGGCAAGCTGGTGCTCAACCGCAACCCCACCGACTTCCACACCGAGGTCGAGCAGGCTGCCTTCGAGCCCAACAGCTTCGTGCCCGGCACCGGTCCCAGCCCGGACAAGATGCTGCTCGGACGCCTGTTCTCCTATGCGGACGCCCACCGCGCCCGCCTCGGCGTCAACTACAAGCAGATCCCGGTCAACAAGCCCAAGAGCCCGGTGCACAGCTACAGCAAGGACGGCGCCATGCGCGTGGAGAACGTGAGCGATCCTGTGTACGCGCCCAACTCCAAGGGCGGCCCGGCAGCGGATACCGAACGCTACTCCGAGGCGGCAATCTGGAGCGCCAGCGGCGAGTTCATGCGTTCGGCGTACACCCCGCACAAGGATGACGACGACTTTGTGCAGGCCAACACCATGGTCAACAAGGTCCTGGACGACGCCGCGCGCGACCGCCTGGTCTCCAACGTGGTGGGTCACCTCAAGCAGGGCGTGAGCGAGCCCGTGCTGGAGCGCGCTTTCCAGTACTGGAAGAACATCGACCAGACCATCGGCGAGCGCATCGAGAAAGGCGTGCGGGGAAGCTAG
- a CDS encoding autotransporter outer membrane beta-barrel domain-containing protein: MDATTSYSVHGCLRLAIACLAIWCLGVGTSFAQSVNAYDDRSYSDAIDDVNSGGADIISFTPAADTTITPPATTLSNAASFINDSGYAVRLFDTTNEYSLSAASGVTLDFSGASPLSISASGAGDTSGVYGAGALNITSLGLNTTLSASSSGVSGNARAVSANNGLDIGLLSGTVSAVETGSSGYACGLYSSSGDINITTQSGAVSASSDSSYAYGLNSDHGNIAIGTLSGAVSATSTEDDACGLYSSSGDINITTLSGAVSATSTGSTAYGMWAFGGDIAVDRLSGAVMASSVSDDAVGLYGGLGVNVERFSGSITATSSDSDALGIYAEQNLDIDQLLGSITASGNVETYGLNADTATIGTLSGSIMSRSSFLYASGLYADSGLTIDTFSGSIYANNKGVFAEGISSGGQSIIGTLSGNIAVESGGLATGLISSGDLSINQLSGSIVARSYGEAVGIDAYGDTVIRELSGAIVAESSRDAAFGLYSAGTLNGGDASTPARITGTISIAGEHGGPAVMSDKEMNLYVSGALSAVDTSGLGDGFAVYSSDLDDLLTLDSARIIGKVDMAAGSDLLTLLGSGTATDQFLNIEDLVVGNGATPTRWEWGTGTGTTHFDAVDILSNAALQVGAGAVIDSPVSVHAGGTLGGYGTVAGNVVNSGTVSPGGSIGTLTINGDYTQTAGGALFMELGTYTQDQLVVTGVANLDGTLVVVPEAGGLFRSGSSWTVLTAGGGINGGFSSTLTTQYSPTLTFLSTRTGGVLSVSAYRSTPYTAFALGERTMGLAQLLTSAAGDATGEMAEMLAGLDFSSEAEISYAMESLSAESYGAFSQSALEGGRALTAAQRAGLRSGGVAPGRTYVGDLNQGGGTSNALKNVGDSTGLAADEAPGSADSPELTVFLEPFGMHANQGSSSDRVGYDAMTWGLAAGFLYHPTESWTLGIAPGFFSQSLQEDGPGDGEGSVVEWSIAALIGYHTDDLYLDGMARLGFDSFRSNKDLVLPGMPRTADARWNGTNLTVAVGGGYDFHVGGFTFGPVGSLAWSNLHEDGFEETDAGLLGQHIRARNSQSLNTELGARITRTFESEYGDITPELRMVWNAEWLDGGRSISSSFIGYAGGRYSAQLADQRYHAGLLDAGLTWAVTDRFSIVARSSVELFRPDHDSLSGSLRLQYTF; the protein is encoded by the coding sequence ATGGACGCAACTACATCGTATTCAGTACACGGATGCCTGCGCCTTGCAATAGCCTGCCTTGCCATCTGGTGTCTGGGCGTCGGAACTTCGTTCGCCCAGAGCGTAAACGCCTACGATGACAGGTCATACAGCGACGCCATCGACGACGTGAACAGTGGCGGTGCGGACATCATTTCGTTCACCCCCGCCGCCGACACCACCATCACGCCGCCGGCCACTACTCTGAGCAACGCCGCCTCGTTCATCAACGACTCCGGGTATGCGGTGCGGCTCTTTGATACGACGAATGAATACTCCCTCAGCGCGGCATCGGGCGTCACGCTGGATTTCAGCGGCGCATCCCCGTTGTCCATCTCTGCCTCAGGGGCAGGTGATACCTCTGGCGTGTATGGCGCAGGGGCTTTGAATATAACATCCCTGGGCCTCAACACCACGCTGAGCGCTTCGAGTTCCGGTGTCTCTGGAAACGCCAGGGCCGTGTCTGCAAATAATGGCCTGGATATCGGCTTGCTGTCCGGCACGGTAAGCGCCGTGGAGACAGGCAGCTCTGGCTACGCCTGTGGGCTGTATTCGTCTTCAGGTGACATCAACATAACGACGCAGTCCGGGGCTGTGAGCGCTTCAAGCGACTCCAGCTATGCCTATGGCCTGAATTCGGATCACGGCAATATCGCCATCGGCACGCTGTCCGGGGCTGTGAGCGCCACGAGTACCGAAGACGACGCCTGTGGGCTGTATTCGTCTTCAGGTGACATCAACATAACGACGCTGTCCGGGGCTGTGAGCGCCACGAGTACCGGCAGTACGGCATACGGCATGTGGGCATTTGGCGGCGACATCGCTGTGGATCGGCTGTCCGGTGCAGTCATGGCGTCCTCTGTCAGTGATGATGCAGTCGGACTGTATGGCGGGCTTGGTGTCAACGTGGAGCGATTCAGCGGATCCATCACCGCGACCAGCTCGGACAGTGACGCGCTGGGCATCTATGCCGAGCAGAATCTCGACATTGACCAGCTCCTTGGGTCTATCACTGCCAGCGGCAACGTCGAAACATACGGTTTGAATGCGGATACGGCCACCATCGGCACACTGTCCGGATCGATAATGTCGCGAAGCTCCTTCTTGTATGCATCCGGTCTGTACGCTGATTCTGGATTGACGATCGATACATTCTCAGGGTCCATATACGCGAACAATAAAGGTGTGTTTGCAGAGGGAATCTCTTCAGGTGGGCAGAGCATCATCGGAACTCTTTCCGGAAATATTGCCGTGGAGTCCGGTGGACTTGCGACGGGGTTGATATCGTCAGGAGATCTGTCAATCAACCAGTTGTCCGGTTCCATCGTGGCGCGAAGCTATGGCGAGGCCGTGGGCATAGACGCATATGGGGATACGGTAATACGAGAGCTGTCAGGGGCAATTGTCGCGGAAAGCTCCAGGGACGCAGCATTTGGTTTATACTCCGCCGGTACGCTCAATGGTGGTGATGCAAGCACACCAGCCCGCATTACCGGTACAATCTCCATTGCCGGAGAGCACGGCGGGCCCGCTGTCATGAGTGACAAGGAAATGAACCTCTATGTGTCGGGTGCTCTCTCAGCCGTGGATACGTCCGGTCTCGGAGATGGGTTCGCCGTGTACTCCTCGGATCTTGACGACCTCCTGACCCTGGATTCGGCGCGGATTATCGGTAAGGTGGACATGGCCGCGGGCTCGGACCTCTTGACTTTGCTCGGCTCCGGAACCGCCACGGACCAGTTCCTGAACATCGAAGATCTGGTGGTGGGCAACGGCGCCACACCCACGCGCTGGGAGTGGGGAACGGGCACGGGAACCACACACTTCGATGCCGTGGACATCCTGTCCAACGCGGCGCTGCAGGTGGGGGCTGGCGCGGTTATCGACAGCCCGGTTTCTGTCCATGCCGGCGGCACCCTGGGTGGCTACGGCACCGTGGCCGGCAACGTAGTGAACTCGGGCACGGTGAGCCCTGGCGGCTCTATCGGCACCCTGACCATCAATGGCGACTACACCCAGACCGCCGGCGGCGCGCTGTTCATGGAGCTGGGCACATACACCCAGGACCAGCTCGTCGTGACCGGCGTGGCGAACCTGGATGGAACCCTGGTTGTCGTGCCCGAAGCCGGCGGTCTGTTCCGCTCCGGTTCGAGCTGGACCGTGCTCACAGCGGGCGGCGGCATCAACGGCGGGTTTTCCTCGACGCTTACGACTCAGTACTCGCCGACGCTGACCTTTCTGAGCACGCGAACCGGCGGCGTCCTCAGCGTGAGCGCCTATCGCTCGACGCCGTACACGGCCTTTGCCCTGGGCGAGCGCACCATGGGGCTGGCCCAGTTGCTGACCTCGGCAGCGGGCGATGCCACGGGCGAGATGGCCGAGATGCTGGCCGGGCTGGACTTCTCCTCCGAGGCCGAAATCAGCTACGCCATGGAGTCGCTCTCGGCCGAGTCCTACGGCGCCTTCAGCCAGAGCGCCCTGGAAGGCGGCCGGGCCTTGACCGCGGCCCAACGCGCCGGCCTGCGCAGCGGCGGCGTGGCCCCGGGCCGCACCTACGTCGGCGACCTGAATCAGGGCGGCGGCACCAGCAATGCGCTCAAGAATGTGGGGGATTCCACCGGCTTGGCCGCGGACGAGGCGCCCGGTTCGGCAGATTCGCCCGAGCTCACCGTGTTCCTGGAACCCTTCGGCATGCACGCCAACCAGGGCTCCAGCAGCGACCGCGTAGGCTACGACGCCATGACCTGGGGCCTTGCCGCCGGGTTCCTCTACCATCCGACAGAGAGCTGGACCCTGGGCATCGCGCCGGGCTTCTTCTCTCAAAGCCTGCAGGAAGACGGCCCGGGCGACGGCGAGGGCAGCGTGGTGGAGTGGTCCATCGCGGCCCTGATCGGCTACCACACGGATGATCTCTACCTCGATGGTATGGCCCGCCTCGGGTTCGACAGCTTTCGCTCCAACAAGGATCTGGTGCTGCCGGGTATGCCGCGCACAGCCGACGCGCGGTGGAATGGTACCAACCTGACCGTTGCGGTCGGTGGCGGCTATGACTTCCACGTCGGCGGCTTCACCTTCGGCCCGGTCGGCTCCCTGGCCTGGAGCAATCTGCACGAGGATGGCTTTGAGGAAACCGACGCCGGCCTGCTGGGCCAGCACATCCGCGCGCGGAACTCGCAGTCTTTGAACACGGAGCTCGGTGCGCGCATCACCCGGACCTTCGAGAGCGAGTACGGCGATATCACGCCGGAGCTGCGCATGGTCTGGAACGCCGAGTGGCTGGACGGCGGCCGCTCCATTTCCTCGTCCTTCATCGGCTACGCCGGGGGCAGGTACTCGGCGCAGCTGGCCGACCAGCGCTACCACGCCGGCCTGCTGGACGCCGGGCTCACGTGGGCCGTGACCGACCGGTTCAGCATCGTGGCCCGCAGCAGCGTGGAGCTTTTCCGGCCGGACCACGACTCCCTGTCCGGCAGCCTGCGCCTGCAGTACACGTTCTAG
- a CDS encoding cache domain-containing protein, giving the protein MEDVAARLFAPLINDMGATKEKYIGIQESLVDAILFEMAKKTVFEVTDAAKFAINILKRNLFERTADVGYLATDAEIVNLLRMALDSADSQELDGQRERIRARLAEYQYEYTVYDEIVIVDRNGVVQANLDPNNRIARSNDPCLSEAQAIDLHSRHDEDKYIEFFRPTDLKPGRGDTLVYAQKIEDPNTHAALGTLCLCFSFDDEMAGIFKDLSQGNEQMVVAILNENGAVLSSSETGILPKGSRVDVDIKADFRIMPFQGKSYIVSTVATDGYQGFYGLTWYGLAMMDVSAAFRQEHSEFGLEQAFLQNLHSFSGELSIIKDESDDLLADMKLDSINGQVKAARHMADGFVEVLRFVDWIGDEIDDLFSEAIRNLQKTVVTSLFGELEFRAFQGNNIADRNLYERANDVCWWALTPLFRQLLTRHADQSLNDGERHSLTANLQYINNLYTPYLRLVLADTNGTVVAVSNPPEELEERLVKDGLPTGQELVGTQLERGLVKRALELKSSKEYAVSCFEPTPLYGGRPTYVYTTAVRHPEVADRVVGVIQIVFDAEPQFMSMLSDILPRDEKKRILDGSFGVFADRHKMVIASTSDAFQPGTTLRLPDALFSGANSERSSSVVQMDGSSYAVGRQISSGYREYKCSDGYDNDIVCLIFVPL; this is encoded by the coding sequence ATGGAAGATGTTGCTGCGCGGCTATTTGCACCGCTCATCAACGACATGGGCGCAACCAAAGAGAAGTATATCGGCATCCAGGAAAGCCTTGTCGATGCCATACTGTTTGAGATGGCCAAGAAAACCGTTTTTGAAGTCACGGACGCCGCTAAATTCGCGATCAATATCCTCAAACGTAACCTCTTTGAAAGAACTGCCGATGTCGGATACCTGGCCACCGATGCCGAGATAGTCAATCTGCTGCGCATGGCGTTGGATAGTGCGGACAGCCAGGAGCTCGACGGGCAACGCGAGCGTATCCGGGCGCGGCTGGCCGAGTACCAGTACGAATATACCGTGTATGACGAGATTGTTATCGTGGACCGGAACGGCGTCGTCCAGGCCAACCTGGACCCGAACAACCGCATTGCACGCTCCAACGATCCGTGTCTGTCCGAGGCGCAGGCCATCGACCTGCACAGCCGGCACGACGAGGACAAGTACATCGAATTTTTCCGGCCCACGGACCTGAAGCCCGGCCGCGGCGATACCCTAGTCTACGCCCAGAAAATCGAGGACCCGAACACCCATGCCGCGCTGGGCACGCTTTGCCTGTGCTTCTCCTTTGACGACGAGATGGCCGGCATCTTCAAGGACCTGAGCCAGGGCAACGAGCAGATGGTCGTCGCCATCCTGAACGAAAACGGCGCTGTGCTCAGCTCCAGCGAGACCGGCATCCTGCCCAAAGGCTCCCGCGTGGACGTGGATATCAAGGCCGACTTCCGGATCATGCCGTTCCAGGGGAAGTCGTACATTGTAAGCACCGTAGCCACTGACGGATATCAGGGATTCTACGGGCTTACATGGTACGGCCTGGCCATGATGGATGTCTCCGCCGCCTTCCGGCAGGAGCATTCGGAGTTCGGCCTGGAGCAGGCGTTTCTCCAAAACCTGCACAGCTTTTCCGGCGAGCTGAGCATCATCAAAGACGAGTCCGACGATCTTTTGGCCGACATGAAGCTGGACAGCATCAACGGCCAGGTGAAGGCGGCCAGGCACATGGCCGACGGCTTTGTGGAGGTGCTCCGCTTTGTGGACTGGATCGGCGACGAGATAGACGACCTTTTCTCCGAGGCCATCCGCAACCTGCAGAAGACCGTGGTCACGTCCCTTTTCGGCGAGCTGGAGTTCCGGGCCTTCCAGGGCAACAACATTGCGGACCGAAACCTGTACGAGCGCGCCAACGACGTGTGCTGGTGGGCGTTGACGCCCCTGTTCCGCCAGCTCCTGACCAGGCATGCGGACCAGAGCCTAAACGATGGCGAGCGCCACAGTCTGACGGCGAATCTTCAGTATATCAACAACCTGTACACGCCATACCTGCGGCTGGTCCTGGCTGACACCAACGGTACGGTGGTTGCCGTGTCCAACCCGCCCGAGGAGTTGGAGGAGCGGCTGGTCAAGGACGGGCTGCCCACAGGGCAGGAGCTCGTGGGCACGCAGCTGGAACGAGGGCTGGTCAAGCGAGCGCTGGAGCTCAAGTCCAGCAAGGAGTACGCGGTCTCCTGCTTCGAGCCCACGCCCCTCTACGGCGGCCGGCCCACGTATGTCTACACCACGGCCGTGCGCCATCCGGAGGTGGCCGACCGCGTCGTGGGTGTCATCCAGATCGTCTTCGACGCCGAGCCGCAGTTCATGAGCATGCTCAGCGACATCCTGCCCCGCGACGAGAAAAAGCGCATCCTCGACGGCAGCTTCGGCGTCTTTGCCGACAGGCACAAGATGGTCATCGCCTCCACCAGCGACGCTTTTCAGCCGGGGACAACCTTGCGTCTTCCGGACGCGCTCTTCAGCGGGGCCAACAGCGAGCGCTCCTCCAGCGTGGTCCAGATGGACGGCAGCAGCTACGCCGTGGGCCGGCAGATATCCTCCGGCTACCGCGAGTACAAGTGCAGCGACGGCTACGACAACGACATCGTCTGTCTCATCTTTGTACCGCTTTGA
- a CDS encoding putative quinol monooxygenase, whose amino-acid sequence MSNEPVIVLAMLKFKGPIPQSVLDYLPEVVAKTRAEEGCNSYVPHVPMDGEADQIYLHESWRSKEDLDIHLKTPHLQKLVEVAGPHLAADLDVTLWKSAL is encoded by the coding sequence ATGAGCAATGAACCCGTTATCGTGCTGGCAATGCTGAAGTTCAAGGGACCTATCCCCCAGAGCGTGCTCGATTATCTGCCCGAGGTTGTGGCCAAGACTCGCGCCGAGGAAGGTTGCAACAGTTACGTCCCCCACGTGCCCATGGATGGCGAGGCCGACCAGATCTACCTGCATGAAAGCTGGCGGAGCAAGGAAGACCTGGACATCCATCTGAAGACGCCCCACCTGCAAAAACTCGTTGAGGTCGCCGGCCCCCACCTTGCCGCCGATCTCGATGTGACCCTCTGGAAGTCTGCACTTTAA
- a CDS encoding nitroreductase family protein produces the protein MIDFKLNQDRCIQCGECVADCPVQVIAMEDGGYPSIIAENNCIGCQHCLAVCPTAAISILGKNPDESLAIKDAFPTAESMSTLIKGRRSVRRYKQKSLDETTLNTLLETALHAPTGVNARQVLFTVTRTMEATNALRTALYKRLEELLSSIPPEEDTMLSRYMRRLRDADPEYATDFILRGAPHVLIASSSTKAPSYDKDSLIALSYFDLLAQSWGVGTVWNGMLTWCVRDSSPDLAARLGIPEDHKIGYAMAFGAPAVRYHRTVQHSPANINVINTF, from the coding sequence ATGATCGATTTCAAATTGAATCAGGATCGCTGCATCCAGTGCGGCGAGTGTGTGGCAGACTGTCCCGTCCAGGTTATCGCCATGGAGGACGGCGGCTATCCTTCCATAATCGCCGAAAACAACTGCATAGGCTGCCAGCATTGCCTGGCCGTATGCCCGACGGCCGCGATTTCAATTTTGGGAAAGAATCCGGACGAAAGCCTTGCCATCAAGGACGCGTTCCCCACTGCCGAGTCCATGTCCACGCTCATCAAGGGCCGCCGCTCGGTCCGCCGCTACAAGCAGAAAAGTCTGGACGAGACAACCCTGAACACTCTTCTGGAAACCGCCTTGCACGCGCCCACCGGCGTAAACGCGCGGCAGGTTCTGTTCACCGTCACCCGGACCATGGAAGCGACCAACGCGCTCCGAACCGCGCTGTACAAGAGACTCGAAGAGCTCCTGTCCTCCATCCCGCCGGAAGAGGACACCATGCTCAGCCGGTACATGCGGCGGCTCCGTGACGCGGACCCGGAGTATGCGACGGATTTCATCCTCCGCGGCGCCCCGCATGTCCTCATCGCCAGCTCGTCCACCAAAGCCCCCAGCTACGACAAGGACAGCCTCATCGCGCTGAGCTACTTCGATCTTCTTGCTCAGTCCTGGGGAGTGGGCACGGTCTGGAACGGTATGCTCACCTGGTGCGTGCGCGACTCCTCTCCGGATTTAGCCGCACGCCTCGGCATCCCGGAGGATCATAAAATCGGCTACGCCATGGCCTTTGGCGCGCCGGCCGTCCGGTACCACCGCACGGTGCAGCACTCGCCGGCCAACATCAACGTCATCAATACCTTCTGA
- a CDS encoding TetR/AcrR family transcriptional regulator, producing MTKPTAGRPRSEESLAAILRATNELLREQGPCAMTVEGIARRAGVGKQTIYRWWPSKADVVLEAIMKHEDMAIIAPDTGSLHDDLHECLRRVVATFSGWAGCYLRCLIVHAQMDEAFRDRFQDNFVQLQRTVLDSVFAKAGERGEINPEADLGFADDMVFGMVWYRLLNGHAPLDDGFAAELATAVLAYILGCPSS from the coding sequence ATGACGAAACCAACGGCCGGCAGGCCGCGTAGCGAAGAATCACTGGCAGCAATCCTCAGGGCAACCAATGAGTTGTTGCGGGAACAAGGCCCCTGCGCCATGACTGTGGAGGGCATCGCCCGCCGCGCCGGCGTGGGCAAGCAGACCATCTACCGCTGGTGGCCCTCCAAGGCGGACGTCGTGCTGGAAGCGATCATGAAGCACGAGGATATGGCCATCATCGCGCCGGATACCGGATCACTGCACGATGACCTGCACGAGTGTTTGCGACGGGTTGTCGCGACCTTCAGCGGTTGGGCGGGGTGCTACTTGCGATGCCTCATCGTCCACGCTCAGATGGACGAGGCGTTCCGTGATCGCTTCCAGGACAACTTCGTCCAGCTGCAGCGCACGGTGCTGGACTCCGTCTTCGCCAAGGCAGGGGAGCGCGGCGAGATAAATCCCGAGGCAGACCTCGGCTTTGCGGACGACATGGTCTTCGGAATGGTGTGGTATAGGCTGCTCAACGGCCACGCCCCGCTCGACGATGGTTTTGCCGCCGAGCTTGCGACAGCAGTCCTTGCCTACATTCTTGGCTGTCCGTCGTCCTGA
- a CDS encoding carbon starvation CstA family protein codes for MSFFFICVLALVAGYFVYGKVVERIFVINPDRPTPCCEYRDDCDFIPMATWKVYFIQLLDIAGLGPIFGPILGALYGPSALLWIVFGCIFAGGVHDYMSGMLSVRSKGQSIPEVVGNFMGMSARQVMRVFSVILLLLVGVVFVLGPAKLLGQMLGMNVQLLVGIIFLYYFLATILPISTLIGRLYPIFGALLLFMSIGVVVALVIKGYHIPSLDFAVNTHPGDKPIWPLLFITLSCGAISGFHSTQSPLMARCIQNENRGRMVFYGAMIVEGIIALIWATAGLSFYDNPAAMQSVIAAASPAGVVNEVCNSLLGHVGGFLAILGVVVLPITSGDTAFRSTRLILADAFNIPQVKAAKRLLIAIPLFVIAFVISTQDFAIIWRYFGWSNQTLATLVLWASAIYFAQNQRFHWIATIPAVFMTAVVVSFILQAPIGLNLPAALSNGVGVASGVASLILFLVYVGRCCRNGVPSSPA; via the coding sequence ATGTCGTTCTTCTTTATCTGCGTGCTGGCGCTTGTCGCCGGCTATTTCGTCTACGGGAAGGTGGTGGAGCGCATCTTCGTCATCAATCCGGACCGGCCGACTCCATGTTGCGAGTACCGGGACGACTGCGACTTCATCCCCATGGCCACGTGGAAAGTCTACTTCATCCAACTGCTGGACATCGCCGGCCTGGGCCCGATCTTCGGCCCCATCCTGGGCGCTCTGTACGGCCCCTCGGCCCTGCTCTGGATCGTGTTCGGCTGCATCTTCGCCGGCGGCGTGCACGACTACATGAGCGGCATGCTCTCCGTACGCTCCAAGGGTCAGTCCATCCCCGAGGTCGTGGGCAACTTCATGGGCATGTCCGCCCGACAGGTCATGCGCGTGTTCTCCGTCATCCTGCTGCTGCTCGTGGGCGTGGTCTTCGTACTTGGCCCGGCCAAGCTGCTCGGCCAGATGCTCGGCATGAACGTGCAGCTCCTTGTGGGCATCATCTTTCTCTACTATTTCCTGGCCACCATCCTGCCCATCTCCACGCTCATCGGCCGGCTCTACCCCATCTTCGGCGCGCTTCTGCTGTTCATGTCCATCGGCGTCGTGGTCGCGTTGGTAATAAAGGGGTACCATATCCCTTCCCTGGACTTCGCCGTAAACACGCACCCCGGCGACAAGCCCATCTGGCCGCTGCTGTTCATCACCCTGTCCTGCGGCGCCATCAGCGGCTTCCACTCCACGCAGTCGCCGCTTATGGCGCGCTGCATCCAGAATGAGAACCGCGGCCGCATGGTGTTCTACGGTGCCATGATCGTGGAAGGCATCATCGCCCTGATCTGGGCCACGGCCGGCCTCTCCTTCTATGACAACCCGGCCGCCATGCAGTCCGTGATCGCCGCCGCCTCCCCGGCCGGCGTGGTCAACGAGGTCTGCAACTCCCTGCTGGGCCACGTGGGCGGCTTCCTGGCCATCCTCGGCGTTGTCGTGCTGCCCATCACCAGCGGCGACACCGCGTTCCGCTCCACCCGCCTCATCCTGGCGGACGCGTTCAACATCCCGCAGGTCAAGGCAGCCAAGCGCCTGCTCATCGCCATCCCGCTGTTCGTCATCGCGTTCGTCATCTCCACGCAGGACTTCGCGATCATCTGGCGCTACTTCGGCTGGTCCAACCAGACCCTGGCGACCCTGGTGCTGTGGGCTTCGGCCATCTACTTCGCCCAGAACCAGCGCTTCCACTGGATAGCCACAATCCCGGCCGTGTTCATGACCGCCGTGGTGGTGAGCTTCATCCTGCAGGCGCCCATCGGCCTCAATCTGCCCGCGGCGCTGTCCAATGGAGTCGGCGTTGCCTCGGGCGTCGCGTCGCTCATCCTGTTCCTGGTTTATGTGGGACGCTGCTGCCGCAACGGCGTGCCCAGCAGCCCAGCGTAG